The Trichomycterus rosablanca isolate fTriRos1 chromosome 15, fTriRos1.hap1, whole genome shotgun sequence genome contains a region encoding:
- the en1b gene encoding homeobox protein engrailed-1b, which yields MEEQKDPAERQSASPPAGAHEAAPQVHRTTNFFIDNILRPDFGCKRELLSSRENVNLLVSRPSSRPNSTGDGTSSSSSSSSSSSSSSSSSKALLDGTKCGGDNVTQNGASGGASASKESSQSMLWPAWVYCTRYSDRPSSGPRTRKLKKKKSEKEDKRPRTAFTAEQLQRLKSEFQASRYITEQRRQSLAQELNLNESQIKIWFQNKRAKIKKASGYKNGLALQLMAQGLYNHSTTTVQEDKDDSE from the exons ATGGAGGAGCAAAAGGATCCGGCGGAGCGCCAGAGCGCGTCTCCTCCGGCCGGAGCGCACGAAGCAGCGCCGCAGGTCCACCGCACCACCAACTTCTTCATCGACAACATACTGCGGCCCGACTTCGGCTGCAAGCGGGAGCTTCTCTCGAGCAGGGAAAACGTCAATCTTTTGGTCTCAAGGCCGTCGTCGCGTCCGAACTCGACCGGTGACGGCACGTCGTCCTCATCCTCGTCGTCTTCCTCGTCTTCCTCGTCGTCCTCGTCCTCCAAAGCGCTGCTCGATGGCACAAAGTGCGGCGGCGACAACGTGACTCAGAACGGAGCGAGCGGCGGAGCGTCGGCGTCCAAAGAGTCCTCGCAGTCCATGCTCTGGCCCGCCTGGGTCTACTGCACACGGTACTCGGACAGACCCTCATCCG GCCCAAGAACCCGCAagctgaagaagaagaagagcgaGAAGGAGGACAAGCGGCCGCGCACCGCGTTCACAGCCGAGCAGCTCCAGCGGCTGAAGTCGGAGTTCCAGGCGAGCCGCTACATCACCGAGCAGCGGCGACAGTCGCTCGCACAGGAGCTCAACCTCAACGAGTCCCAGATCAAAATCTGGTTCCAGAACAAGCGGGCCAAGATCAAGAAGGCGAGCGGCTACAAGAACGGACTGGCACTTCAGCTCATGGCGCAGGGACTGTACAACCACTCAACCACCACCGTCCAAGAGGACAAGGACGACAGCGAGTAG